Part of the Candidatus Bathyarchaeota archaeon genome is shown below.
GTAACATGGATATCCCCGACATAGGTATAGGGAGCAGGCTTCATCTCCCCGTCTATGTGGAAGGCGCGCTGCTCTATTTAGGGGATGTCCATGCCGCACAAGGAGAAGGCGAGTCTCCCAGCGGTGTCGCCATCGAGATGCCCGCGGAGGTGACGTTAACCGTAGACGTGATTAAAGATAAAGTGGTGACTTGGCCGCGCCTTGAAACCTCTAAGTATATTGGAACCATCGTGGCTACTGGAACCAATAGAACTCTAGAAGATGCGGTAAAGACAGCGTTCATCGAACTAGTCTTCTGGTTGGAAAAGGAATATGGTTTTAATCGCTGGGATGCCTATCAGCTATGCACGCAGGTCTCGAAAGTTCGCCTGGGGAATTTATGGACCGTATCCGTGGAATTCCCAAAGAGATACTTGTAAAATTGTCTTACATCTCTTATAAACGATATTTTGATGGATTAAACCTCTGAGGGATATGATCAGCTGTATCCTGCGCCGCCCTAGAGGAGATTTATCTCACAAAAATTTATATGTCTGTAGGACATAAATAAGTTCACCCCTCTTTCTAATGAGAGGGGAGTGAAAAGCCATGTCTGAGGGAAAAGCTGATAGGAGGACGTGGCTTAAGACCGTCGCTGCAGCCATCGGCGGAATATTGGTTGGAGCTGCCGCTGGATACTATGGTAAACCCAAGGAGGTTCTGGAGAGGATCATCACCTCGACTGTGACAAAGACGGAGGTAAGGACGGTTGCGGGGCCTTCTCCAACGCCCTCTCCTAAACCTGAGGAGGAGATGATGAGATGGTGGAGGGAGGCTAGCAAGCCATATAGTGGGACGACGATCAAGGTTCTGGCTCAGGCATGGGAGCCGAACTTTTACCTAAGAGATGTGGTTGGGCCGAAGTTTACGGAGTTGACGGGTATAAAAATCGACTGGGAGCTAACTTCCAACGAATTGGTGATGGAGAAGGAGATCCTCGATATGGAGAGGGGCACGGGGATCTACGATGTAACATACGATGATCAAGACATGGTCGGCACATGGATTAGAAAAGGATGGACTTATGATATAACTAAGTTCATGGAGGAGCATCCAGAGCTCGTGGATCCAGCTTTTAATCCTAGCGATATTTTCCCCCTTCCGTACTGTATGGATGCCAGAGGCCATCTGCTCTCCATCCCCGCAGAATATTATCCCAAGACCTATGTATACCGGTCGGACCTCTTCGAGGACTCGGGAGAGAAAAGTGCATTCAAGTCTAAATACGGATGGGATCTCAGACCGCCGAAATACTATGATGAAATGATCCAGATAGCCGAGTTCTTCACGAGGCCTCCCGACCTCTACGGGTCAATAGGGGCATGTGGAGCCAAAGCCCATGAAGCACTCGGATTCGACTTCTTCGAAACCTGGCTACCCTCCTGTGGGGTCACCGGTGAAGGCTTCGAAAAGGGGTATCCCAGAGATATATTACCGGGATGGGGCATCAATACAAAGACTTGGAGCGCGTCAACCGCTAACGGTGGAATGCTGGACAGCCCTCAGGCGGTCAGGGCGATTGAAACCTTCCTGAAGCTCGGCCTCAAATATGCTCCGCCCGGAGTTAAAGGATTCATCTACGTGGAGTCCGCCGAGCAAGTAGCAGCTGGGAAGGTCGCGCAGGTAATCACCTATACTCAATTCCTCTCGACTTTCGCTAACCCTGAGGTCTCTAAGATATCAGGAAAGTTCAAAGTCTCGCTTCCGCCAGTAGACCGTGAATATTGGAACCCCAACATGCCAATAGGCTACGCCGATATAAGCGGCTATACGATACCTCACTGCTCTCCGCATCCGGAAGCTGCCTTACTATGGCAGCAGTTTGCCGTCTCCCCATTAAATGAACTTGAGAGAGCGAAAGCCATCAATACAACTGTTAGAACATCTGTGTTGATGAATCCTGCATTAGACGCAGTTGATGCCAAGTTCGGAGGAATATTTAGCCTCATCAGAGATCCAACGGCAAGGAAGTACTTCGTAGGTACCCCCACGGAGATAGGGGATTACGCACCCTTGCTCTACGAATTCTACACTACGTTAGCTAAGGCAGTATCAGGAGAACTAACTCCTCAGCAATGTGCGAAAGAGCTAGCAAAGAGGGTTGACTCCAAACTGGAGGAACTGGGTTACAGATAAAACCTCAACAACCCCCTTTTTATTTACCACATCATCATATTCGCTAAACTATGTAATGAGGAGCCAAGTATGAGATCTATAAATCCATGGCTTATCTTCCTTCCAGCATTCATAATAGTAGGCTTCAATTCTTTCGTACCAATCCTTTACGGGGCTTATCTAACCATGCTGAGATTCTATATGACGGGTCAAGAAATGCAATTTTTAGGGTACGGCAACTATATGCAGTTGGTTCTTGATTCCACAGTCTGGGATTCCCTCCTTAAGGGAGCAGCCTTCGTGGGTACATGCCTCGCGATAGAGCTTCCGACAGGTTTAGCCATTGCCCTCGTAATATATAAGGAGTCTCGCATAAACCGGATCCTAAGGACGATATTCTCATCGCCCCTCCTCATACCACCCCTCACGGTGGGGGCTACTTGGCTCCTCCTTACAAGGGCTGATATAGGTCCTCTCCCATTACTTTTGAGGCTATTTGGAGTAAATTATGACATTGGATCAAACCCTTTCCAGGCATTCTTCACGGTCGTGGCAATGGATGTATGGCATTGGACCTCCTTTGTAATATTAGTCTTCGTAGCAGCGAGAGCTGCCCTCCCACCTGAACCCTATGAGTCCGCTATGGTGGATGGAGCATCCTCTTGGCACATGTTCAGATACATAACCCTTCCAGGCATGAAGTATGCGATACTCATCGTATTACTGATAAGGATGATAGATTCTCTGAAAATATTCGATGAGGTATGGGCCCTAATAGGTGAGGGGCCTTACAGGGCTACCAACTTCATGAGCATATACATAGTCAAGACCACGCTAAGCCAACTGAACATGGGATACGGGGCCACCCTTTCACTATTCTTCCTCTACCTCATAATAATTTTGACCTTCATTACATTAAAAGTGATGACGGGCAGGAGAACCTGAGATGAAGAGGGATAAGATCTACTATGCAATAGGAATACTAATGGTAGCTGTCTTCCTAGTATTCACAGCCTTTCCTCTGTATTGGTTATTAATCACGTCCTTCAAGGAAAGGCTTGAGGTGATAGGGGGTATCTCCTTCTGGCCCGGAAAGTTTTTCTGGAGAAACTATTATAGACCGCTCTTCGAGGATGTTTATGCCTCCTACATTAGAAACTCCTTCATAATCTCCTCGGTCGAGATCATAATTTGTCTGCCGCCAGCCCTCCTTGCAGCCTATGCTTTCTCGAGGCTGAAGTTCAAGGCAGACAATCACTTCCTCTTCTGGTTCCTAACCAATCGCATGGCACCCCCAGTAGCCTTTCTGATACCCTATTACGCTTTGTACACTTTCTTAAAGCTGTTCGATACGCTCCAAGGCCTAATAATAATCAATAGTATAGGCAATCTCCCATTCGTGATCTGGCTCCTCAAGGGATTCATTGATGGAATACCCAAAGACGTCGAAGAGGCTGCCTTCATAGACGGGTACACCTTCTGGCAGATGCTTAGGAGAATACTGCTACCCATGCTAAAACCCGCCATAGTGGTCGCTGGGCTCTTCGTATTCATCTTCACCTGGAATGAGATGTTATTCGCTTCGCTTCTTACAACTTCTCCAGCCGCCATGCCCCTCACAGGCGGCCTGCTTCATTACATGTCTCAACTCTGGATGAATTGGGGTGAAATAGCCGCCCTCACACTAATTACCATGGCTCCCATATTAGTGGGTATATTTTACCTCCAAAAGTATATAGCGAGAGCCCTAACATTTGGGGCGGTGAGGTGACGAGAGATGGGTTTCCTTCCATTCAGTGCTACAAATGGGGAGAAACTTTTCGTAGCTATCGCTCTTCTAATAGCGATATGTTTTCTCTGGCTGAGGTTTATTGAACCCCATTATCCCCTCTCAGCCTGGGGCGCTTTAGTAACAGGAACCATAATAGGCATAATAATTTATAAATACGGGTGAATCGTCCTAGACTATTCGCTCCCCCGTCTTCTTAAAGATTCTTATCTTGTCCTTCCTAATTTTAATCCAAACAGTGTCTCCCTCAAATATTCCAGTTTCCCTAGTCTTTACTTTTATCGTCAACCCCTTCCCTTTAAGGTGTAGTAGGGTTAGAGGCCCCAACCCCTCCACCATTTCACACCTCATAGGAACCCAACCCTGCTCCTCAGGCCTGGGTTCTCTGCTAACCTCTATATGCTCAGCTCTTACCCCAAAGTAGAATTCATCTCCATATGGCTCCAATATACTCCTCATCTCTGATATATCATAGGATAGCTCGCCCAAAAGGAGTCTCCCATTCGCCATGCTGCAATCAATTAAGTTCATCGCTGGCATGCCAATAAAGTATGCTATGAACGTATCAGCGGGTTCTTCGTAGATTTGTTCAGGGGAATCAAATTGCACTATCCTACCATCTTTCATCACGGCTATCCAGTCGGCTAGTGTCAGTGCTTCCGCTTGGTCATGGGTAACGAAAACCATTGTCTGCTTTAGGTCTTTCTGTATCTCCTTCAGCTTCGACCTAAGTATGAGCCTACTCTCCGGATCTATGTTGGAGAACGGTTCATCTAATATGAACGCGTTGGGTGTCCTAACTAGGGCCCTGCCTATGGCTACCCTCTGTTTTCCGCCGGAATCAAGTCTGCTGGGGTGCAGATTCAACTGCTCTTCAAGCTCGAGAAGCTTGGCGACTTCGACTACTTTTCTCTTTATCTCCTGTTTTGGTATCCCTCTAACCTTTAAAGGAAAAGCGAGGTTATCGTAAACGCTCATATCATAAACTACCGGGAATTGGAACACCATGGCGACGTTTCTTTCCTGCGGAGTTTTATCCGTGACATCTTGCCCATCGAAATAGACGCGCCCCCCCGTAGGTTTAAGTAGCCCGGCGATTATCTTCATCAGCGTGGTCTTCCCGCACCCTGAGGGGCCGAGGAGGCTATTAAGCGTCTGATCCTTAAATGTTATAGTAGCCTCTTTAATCGCCTCAACATTTCCAGGGTAGACGTGCTTTATTTCTTCAAGTCTAATCTCTGCCATACTGCCCGCCCC
Proteins encoded:
- a CDS encoding ABC transporter ATP-binding protein yields the protein MAEIRLEEIKHVYPGNVEAIKEATITFKDQTLNSLLGPSGCGKTTLMKIIAGLLKPTGGRVYFDGQDVTDKTPQERNVAMVFQFPVVYDMSVYDNLAFPLKVRGIPKQEIKRKVVEVAKLLELEEQLNLHPSRLDSGGKQRVAIGRALVRTPNAFILDEPFSNIDPESRLILRSKLKEIQKDLKQTMVFVTHDQAEALTLADWIAVMKDGRIVQFDSPEQIYEEPADTFIAYFIGMPAMNLIDCSMANGRLLLGELSYDISEMRSILEPYGDEFYFGVRAEHIEVSREPRPEEQGWVPMRCEMVEGLGPLTLLHLKGKGLTIKVKTRETGIFEGDTVWIKIRKDKIRIFKKTGERIV
- a CDS encoding carbohydrate ABC transporter permease: MKRDKIYYAIGILMVAVFLVFTAFPLYWLLITSFKERLEVIGGISFWPGKFFWRNYYRPLFEDVYASYIRNSFIISSVEIIICLPPALLAAYAFSRLKFKADNHFLFWFLTNRMAPPVAFLIPYYALYTFLKLFDTLQGLIIINSIGNLPFVIWLLKGFIDGIPKDVEEAAFIDGYTFWQMLRRILLPMLKPAIVVAGLFVFIFTWNEMLFASLLTTSPAAMPLTGGLLHYMSQLWMNWGEIAALTLITMAPILVGIFYLQKYIARALTFGAVR
- a CDS encoding acetamidase/formamidase family protein, translating into RDLLAVPFSNPLTGPIRVKGAERGDTLIVDIKRIRSTIGQGATYIAPSTRYISSIPLLRLLDVELPHMTRICPIKGRKVYFSDKIMLPFKPMIGTIGVAPEFEAVSSRFPGPHGGNMDIPDIGIGSRLHLPVYVEGALLYLGDVHAAQGEGESPSGVAIEMPAEVTLTVDVIKDKVVTWPRLETSKYIGTIVATGTNRTLEDAVKTAFIELVFWLEKEYGFNRWDAYQLCTQVSKVRLGNLWTVSVEFPKRYL
- a CDS encoding extracellular solute-binding protein, with protein sequence MSEGKADRRTWLKTVAAAIGGILVGAAAGYYGKPKEVLERIITSTVTKTEVRTVAGPSPTPSPKPEEEMMRWWREASKPYSGTTIKVLAQAWEPNFYLRDVVGPKFTELTGIKIDWELTSNELVMEKEILDMERGTGIYDVTYDDQDMVGTWIRKGWTYDITKFMEEHPELVDPAFNPSDIFPLPYCMDARGHLLSIPAEYYPKTYVYRSDLFEDSGEKSAFKSKYGWDLRPPKYYDEMIQIAEFFTRPPDLYGSIGACGAKAHEALGFDFFETWLPSCGVTGEGFEKGYPRDILPGWGINTKTWSASTANGGMLDSPQAVRAIETFLKLGLKYAPPGVKGFIYVESAEQVAAGKVAQVITYTQFLSTFANPEVSKISGKFKVSLPPVDREYWNPNMPIGYADISGYTIPHCSPHPEAALLWQQFAVSPLNELERAKAINTTVRTSVLMNPALDAVDAKFGGIFSLIRDPTARKYFVGTPTEIGDYAPLLYEFYTTLAKAVSGELTPQQCAKELAKRVDSKLEELGYR
- a CDS encoding sugar ABC transporter permease, with amino-acid sequence MRSINPWLIFLPAFIIVGFNSFVPILYGAYLTMLRFYMTGQEMQFLGYGNYMQLVLDSTVWDSLLKGAAFVGTCLAIELPTGLAIALVIYKESRINRILRTIFSSPLLIPPLTVGATWLLLTRADIGPLPLLLRLFGVNYDIGSNPFQAFFTVVAMDVWHWTSFVILVFVAARAALPPEPYESAMVDGASSWHMFRYITLPGMKYAILIVLLIRMIDSLKIFDEVWALIGEGPYRATNFMSIYIVKTTLSQLNMGYGATLSLFFLYLIIILTFITLKVMTGRRT